A window from Chryseobacterium vaccae encodes these proteins:
- a CDS encoding NADH-quinone oxidoreductase subunit B yields MSDKKPVIRTDAPAPEGFEGEGFFATKLSSVIGMARKFSLWPLPFATSCCGIEFMATLNPTYDASRFGMERNSFSPRQADMLMVCGTISKKLGPVLKEVYTQMAEPKWVVAVGACASSGGIFDSYSVLQGIDKIIPVDVYVPGCPPRPEQIIEGVMQVQALAESESIRRRDMPEYQKLLDSYNISN; encoded by the coding sequence ATGTCAGATAAAAAACCAGTAATAAGAACAGATGCACCTGCTCCGGAAGGATTTGAAGGAGAAGGGTTTTTCGCAACGAAACTGAGCAGTGTAATCGGGATGGCAAGAAAGTTTTCTCTTTGGCCGTTACCTTTTGCAACCTCTTGTTGTGGTATCGAGTTTATGGCTACCCTGAACCCAACATATGATGCTTCAAGATTTGGTATGGAAAGAAACTCTTTCTCACCAAGACAGGCAGACATGCTGATGGTTTGTGGAACTATATCGAAAAAATTAGGACCTGTCCTAAAAGAAGTTTACACTCAGATGGCAGAGCCGAAATGGGTGGTAGCAGTTGGAGCCTGTGCTTCCAGCGGCGGTATTTTTGACAGTTACTCTGTACTTCAGGGAATCGATAAGATTATTCCGGTAGACGTATATGTTCCGGGGTGTCCTCCAAGACCGGAGCAGATCATTGAAGGGGTAATGCAGGTACAGGCTCTTGCTGAAAGCGAAAGCATCAGAAGAAGAGATATGCCAGAATATCAGAAATTATTGGATTCTTACAACATAAGCAACTAA
- the nuoF gene encoding NADH-quinone oxidoreductase subunit NuoF, giving the protein MSKKLLLKDAHIEGIRYFETYRKQGGYTAAEKALKMTPDEILEEVKTSGLRGRGGAGFPTGMKWSFLAKPEGVPRHLVVNADESEPGTFKDRYLMEFLPHLLIEGMLISSYCLGSNVSYIYIRGEYSWIPDILEEAIEEAKAAGFLGKNILGTGFDLEIYVQRGGGAYICGEETALLESLEGKRGNPRLKPPFPAVKGLWERPTVVNNVESIAAIVPIIDITGAEYAKIGVGRSTGTKLISACGNINKPGVYEIDMTITVEEFIYSDEYCGGIKDGKRLKACIPGGSSVPIVPANLLLRTVNGEPRYMNYESLADGGFATGTMMGSGGFIVLDEDQCVVEHTMTLARFYHHESCGQCTPCREGTGWMHKILKKIEKGEGKMEDIDLLWDIQRKIEGNTICPLGDAAAWPVAAAIRHFRDEFEWHVKNPELAQTQNYGLAHYADPIPAVEKNA; this is encoded by the coding sequence ATGAGTAAAAAACTTTTACTTAAAGACGCACATATAGAAGGCATCCGCTACTTTGAAACTTACCGTAAGCAGGGAGGGTACACAGCAGCTGAAAAGGCCTTGAAAATGACTCCTGATGAAATTCTTGAAGAAGTAAAAACTTCAGGATTGAGAGGACGTGGTGGAGCCGGGTTCCCAACAGGAATGAAATGGAGCTTTCTGGCAAAACCAGAAGGCGTTCCAAGACACCTTGTGGTGAACGCAGATGAATCTGAGCCCGGAACATTCAAGGACAGATATTTGATGGAATTCCTTCCTCACCTTTTGATTGAAGGAATGCTTATTTCATCTTACTGTTTAGGCTCAAACGTTTCTTATATCTACATCCGTGGGGAATATTCATGGATTCCTGATATTTTAGAAGAAGCGATTGAAGAAGCCAAAGCAGCAGGATTCTTAGGTAAAAATATTTTAGGAACAGGATTCGATCTTGAAATCTACGTTCAGAGAGGAGGAGGAGCTTACATCTGTGGTGAAGAAACCGCATTGCTTGAATCCCTTGAAGGAAAAAGAGGAAATCCAAGACTGAAACCTCCTTTCCCGGCTGTAAAGGGACTTTGGGAAAGACCAACGGTAGTGAACAACGTAGAATCTATTGCAGCTATCGTTCCTATTATTGATATTACAGGTGCTGAATACGCTAAAATCGGAGTAGGAAGATCTACAGGGACAAAATTGATTTCTGCCTGTGGAAATATCAACAAACCGGGAGTGTATGAAATTGATATGACGATCACCGTAGAAGAGTTCATTTACTCTGATGAATACTGTGGCGGAATTAAAGACGGGAAAAGATTAAAAGCCTGTATCCCGGGAGGAAGTTCCGTTCCGATTGTTCCGGCAAACTTATTACTGAGAACGGTAAACGGAGAACCAAGATACATGAACTACGAGTCATTGGCAGACGGTGGTTTCGCTACCGGAACCATGATGGGTTCAGGAGGTTTTATTGTTTTAGATGAAGACCAGTGTGTGGTAGAACATACCATGACGTTAGCGAGATTTTATCATCACGAAAGCTGTGGACAGTGTACGCCGTGTCGTGAAGGAACAGGATGGATGCACAAAATTCTGAAGAAGATAGAAAAAGGAGAAGGAAAAATGGAAGACATTGACCTTCTTTGGGATATCCAGAGAAAAATTGAAGGAAATACGATATGTCCGTTAGGTGATGCAGCAGCATGGCCGGTTGCAGCGGCAATCCGTCACTTCAGAGACGAATTTGAATGGCATGTGAAAAACCCTGAATTGGCTCAGACACAAAACTATGGATTAGCACATTATGCAGATCCTATCCCGGCTGTTGAAAAAAATGCATAG
- a CDS encoding NADH-quinone oxidoreductase subunit C produces MTNEFVLEAITREFPESVISSSEPYEMLTIEVKKEDIKKIVHYLRDSSLEIKFLTDICGIHYPEFPEKEIGVVYHLQNMMTNFRLRLKIFMSRENIEVDSLVELYAGANWMERETYDFYGIKFKGHPDLRPILNMEDLGYHPMLKEYRLEDGTRTDKNDSMFGR; encoded by the coding sequence ATGACAAACGAATTTGTATTAGAAGCAATCACTAGAGAATTTCCGGAGTCTGTAATTTCAAGTTCAGAACCTTATGAAATGTTGACGATTGAAGTAAAGAAAGAAGACATCAAAAAAATCGTTCATTACCTGAGAGATTCATCATTAGAAATAAAATTCCTTACCGATATCTGTGGAATCCACTATCCTGAATTTCCTGAAAAAGAGATTGGCGTGGTGTATCATCTTCAGAATATGATGACCAATTTCAGGCTTCGTCTGAAAATTTTCATGTCAAGAGAAAATATTGAAGTAGATTCATTGGTAGAGCTGTATGCCGGAGCCAATTGGATGGAAAGAGAAACTTACGATTTCTACGGAATTAAATTTAAAGGACATCCTGACCTGAGACCAATCCTGAATATGGAAGATCTAGGATACCATCCGATGCTGAAGGAATACCGCCTTGAAGACGGAACCAGAACGGATAAGAATGACAGTATGTTCGGAAGATAA
- the nuoD gene encoding NADH dehydrogenase (quinone) subunit D gives MKDNSLSNILNQYESKEQIDGQLYTLNLGPTHPATHGIFQNILTMDGERILHAEQTVGYIHRAFEKISERRNYSQITTLTDRMNYCSAPINNLGWHMTVEKLIGIKVPKRVDYMRVILMELARIGDHLICNGVTGMDSGAITGLTYMFIERERIYDMYEQICGARMTTNMGRIGGFERDFTPKFHELLQDFLKTFPPRFKEFCTLLERNRIFMDRTIGAGAISAERALSYGFTGPNLRAAGVDYDVRVAQPYSSYEDFDFIIPVGTSGDTYDRFMVRQQEIWESLKIIKQAYENLPEGPFHADVPDFYLPEKADVYQKMEALIYHFKIVMGETDVPKGEVYHAVEGGNGELGFYLVSDGGRSPYRLHFRRPCFIYYQAYPEMITGSVISDAIVTMCSMNIIAGELDA, from the coding sequence ATGAAAGATAACTCATTATCTAATATACTCAACCAGTACGAAAGTAAGGAACAGATTGACGGGCAGCTGTATACCCTCAATTTAGGACCTACCCACCCTGCTACTCACGGGATCTTTCAGAATATCCTTACCATGGATGGTGAAAGAATCCTTCACGCAGAACAAACCGTAGGATACATCCACAGAGCCTTTGAAAAAATTTCCGAAAGAAGAAATTATTCTCAGATCACTACCCTTACTGACCGTATGAATTACTGTTCTGCCCCTATTAACAACTTAGGATGGCATATGACAGTAGAAAAGCTGATCGGTATAAAAGTTCCTAAACGTGTAGACTATATGCGTGTTATTCTGATGGAGCTTGCAAGAATCGGCGACCACCTGATCTGTAACGGGGTAACCGGAATGGATTCAGGAGCCATCACAGGTCTTACCTATATGTTCATCGAAAGAGAGCGTATCTACGATATGTACGAACAGATCTGCGGTGCCAGAATGACCACCAATATGGGAAGAATTGGAGGTTTTGAAAGAGATTTCACCCCGAAATTCCATGAGTTATTACAAGACTTCTTAAAAACCTTCCCGCCAAGATTTAAAGAATTCTGTACTTTATTAGAAAGAAACAGAATTTTTATGGACAGAACGATTGGTGCCGGAGCGATCTCTGCAGAAAGAGCATTAAGCTACGGATTCACAGGTCCTAACCTACGTGCAGCAGGTGTAGACTACGATGTAAGAGTTGCACAGCCTTATTCTTCCTACGAAGATTTCGACTTCATTATTCCTGTAGGAACTTCAGGAGATACTTACGACCGTTTCATGGTTCGTCAGCAGGAAATCTGGGAATCCCTTAAAATTATCAAACAAGCATACGAAAACCTTCCGGAAGGTCCGTTCCACGCAGACGTTCCGGACTTCTATCTTCCTGAAAAGGCAGATGTATATCAGAAAATGGAAGCACTGATCTACCACTTCAAAATTGTCATGGGAGAAACAGATGTACCAAAAGGAGAAGTTTACCATGCTGTAGAAGGTGGAAACGGAGAGTTAGGTTTCTATTTAGTGAGTGACGGAGGAAGAAGCCCTTACCGACTTCACTTCAGAAGACCTTGTTTTATCTACTATCAGGCATATCCTGAAATGATTACTGGCTCTGTAATTTCAGATGCCATTGTAACGATGTGTAGTATGAATATTATTGCGGGAGAATTAGACGCATAA
- a CDS encoding 2Fe-2S iron-sulfur cluster-binding protein translates to MSEEVKKFKITIDGQTTEVLPGTSILEAARQIGGKSVPPAMCYYSKLETSGGRCRTCLVEVSKGSEADPRPMPKLVASCRTNVMDGMEVKNLTSEKAQEGRKAVTEFLLVNHPLDCPICDQAGECHLQDLGYEHGVENTRTEFERNTYEADDLGPNIKLNMNRCILCARCVLTANQLTDSREHGILFRGDHAEISTYLNKALDNDFIGNVIDVCPVGALTDRTARFASRVWFTKPMNASCKCDKCSGKAVVWMKGDEVVRVTARKDQWGEVEEFICDTCRFERKELSDWNLEGPRHIDRHSVISLNHYEKPKDELRVLDNPMAKEISEKDEK, encoded by the coding sequence ATGAGCGAAGAGGTTAAAAAATTCAAAATAACGATAGACGGACAGACCACCGAAGTACTGCCTGGAACTTCTATTCTGGAAGCTGCAAGACAAATCGGCGGAAAATCTGTACCTCCTGCAATGTGCTACTACAGCAAATTGGAAACCAGTGGAGGAAGATGCAGAACCTGCCTTGTGGAAGTTTCTAAAGGATCTGAAGCAGATCCGCGCCCAATGCCTAAATTGGTTGCCAGCTGCAGAACCAATGTAATGGACGGAATGGAGGTTAAAAACCTTACCTCCGAAAAGGCTCAGGAAGGAAGAAAAGCGGTAACCGAATTTCTATTGGTAAACCACCCGCTGGATTGCCCTATCTGCGACCAGGCCGGAGAATGCCACCTTCAGGATTTAGGATATGAGCACGGTGTAGAGAACACGAGAACTGAATTCGAAAGAAATACTTACGAAGCTGACGATCTTGGTCCGAACATCAAATTGAATATGAACCGTTGCATTCTTTGTGCAAGATGCGTTCTTACCGCTAATCAGCTTACCGATTCCAGAGAACATGGAATTCTTTTCAGAGGAGATCATGCTGAAATTTCAACCTATTTAAATAAAGCTTTGGATAATGACTTCATCGGAAACGTTATTGACGTATGTCCTGTTGGAGCATTAACAGACAGAACAGCCCGTTTTGCAAGCAGAGTATGGTTTACAAAACCAATGAATGCTTCATGTAAATGTGATAAGTGTTCAGGAAAAGCTGTTGTTTGGATGAAAGGTGATGAAGTGGTAAGAGTTACAGCCAGAAAAGACCAGTGGGGTGAAGTAGAAGAATTCATCTGCGATACCTGCCGTTTCGAAAGAAAAGAATTGTCTGACTGGAATCTTGAAGGACCTAGGCATATCGACAGACATTCTGTTATTTCATTGAACCACTACGAAAAACCTAAGGATGAACTAAGAGTTTTAGACAATCCGATGGCTAAGGAAATCAGTGAAAAAGACGAAAAATAA
- a CDS encoding NADH-quinone oxidoreductase subunit NuoE family protein translates to MSETIAFKPESLAQVHKIIARYPEGRQKSALLPVLHLAQKEFGGWLDVPVMDYVAGLLSIKPIEVYEVATFYTMFNMKPVGKYVLEVCRTGPCMVCGSEKILDHIRTKLNIKDGETTEDGMFTLKPAECLGACGYAPMLQLGKFFHENLTIEKVDEILDLCRQGQIALD, encoded by the coding sequence ATGAGCGAAACAATAGCTTTTAAACCGGAAAGTTTAGCACAGGTACACAAAATTATCGCAAGATATCCTGAAGGAAGACAAAAATCTGCTCTTCTTCCTGTTCTGCATTTAGCACAGAAAGAATTCGGAGGATGGCTGGACGTTCCTGTAATGGATTATGTTGCCGGATTACTAAGTATCAAGCCGATTGAAGTATATGAAGTGGCTACTTTCTATACGATGTTCAACATGAAACCGGTAGGAAAATATGTATTGGAAGTATGCCGTACAGGACCTTGCATGGTATGTGGAAGCGAAAAAATTCTGGACCATATCAGAACCAAACTGAACATCAAAGACGGTGAAACTACTGAAGACGGGATGTTCACCCTGAAACCGGCAGAATGTCTTGGAGCATGCGGATATGCACCAATGCTGCAGCTTGGAAAATTCTTTCATGAAAATTTAACGATAGAAAAAGTAGACGAAATCCTTGATCTTTGCAGACAGGGACAGATTGCTTTAGACTAA
- a CDS encoding four helix bundle protein, with product MATINNFEDLEIWQQSRSLCQLIQKECLLNPKFLNHDKNQIDRSSASIMDNIAEGFEREGNKELINFLTMSKGSAGEVRSQLIRAFDRNYLDEEVFNFLKSQTISLSKKLSGFISYLKMTEHNGNKFKRNNN from the coding sequence ATGGCAACGATAAATAATTTTGAAGATTTGGAAATATGGCAGCAGTCAAGAAGTCTTTGCCAGTTGATTCAAAAAGAATGTTTGCTGAATCCCAAATTTCTAAACCATGATAAAAACCAGATTGACAGATCATCTGCATCAATTATGGATAATATAGCCGAAGGGTTTGAAAGAGAAGGTAATAAAGAATTGATAAACTTTCTTACCATGTCTAAAGGTTCTGCAGGAGAAGTTCGTTCTCAATTGATCAGAGCTTTTGACCGAAATTATTTAGATGAAGAAGTTTTTAATTTTTTAAAAAGCCAAACAATATCTTTGTCTAAAAAACTGTCAGGATTTATCAGTTATCTGAAAATGACAGAACACAACGGAAATAAATTTAAAAGAAATAATAATTAA
- the nuoH gene encoding NADH-quinone oxidoreductase subunit NuoH yields the protein MDLLTFKLILVLALFLLSLTIAAYSTWAERKVASIMQDRIGPNRAGPFGLLQPLADGGKFFFKEDFTPANAEKFLFVLGPALVMFISLITGAVIPWGKSLNIAGTSFDLQVANIDVGVLFIIGMASIGVYGIMIGGWASNNKYSLLGAIRASSQMISYELAMGLALLSIIMMTGSLDLKEITESQTGGKLWGIIPWGSGMNWNIFYQPIAFLVFFVAALAETNRHPFDLPECESELVTGYSTEYSSMKLGLYMFGEYVNMFISNAFMVVLFFGGYNYPGIEWVTQNWGENAAGILSIVAFLTKTVIGILIFMWIRWTLPRFRYDQLMHLGWKTLIPMALVNLLVTGAVILAFQ from the coding sequence ATGGATTTACTAACATTTAAACTTATACTTGTACTAGCGCTTTTCCTACTGTCTCTGACAATAGCAGCCTACTCTACCTGGGCAGAAAGAAAAGTAGCCTCTATTATGCAGGATAGAATTGGTCCTAACAGAGCAGGACCTTTCGGATTGCTGCAGCCTCTTGCTGACGGTGGAAAATTCTTCTTTAAGGAAGACTTTACGCCTGCCAATGCTGAAAAATTCCTTTTCGTATTGGGACCAGCTTTAGTAATGTTTATTTCATTAATCACTGGGGCGGTTATTCCTTGGGGTAAAAGTTTAAATATTGCAGGTACTTCTTTTGATCTTCAGGTTGCGAATATTGACGTGGGAGTTCTTTTCATCATCGGAATGGCTTCTATCGGAGTATACGGAATCATGATCGGAGGTTGGGCTTCGAATAACAAATATTCATTACTGGGTGCTATCCGTGCTTCTTCACAGATGATTTCTTATGAATTAGCGATGGGATTAGCCCTTCTTTCTATCATTATGATGACAGGAAGTTTAGATTTAAAAGAAATTACAGAAAGCCAGACTGGCGGAAAATTATGGGGAATTATTCCCTGGGGTTCCGGGATGAACTGGAATATTTTCTATCAGCCGATTGCCTTCCTTGTTTTCTTTGTAGCTGCTTTAGCAGAAACCAACAGACACCCTTTCGATTTACCTGAATGTGAATCTGAATTGGTAACAGGATACTCTACAGAATACTCTTCCATGAAACTGGGACTTTATATGTTCGGTGAATACGTGAACATGTTTATTTCCAATGCATTCATGGTTGTTCTTTTCTTCGGAGGTTACAACTATCCTGGAATTGAATGGGTAACTCAGAACTGGGGAGAAAATGCTGCAGGAATCTTAAGTATTGTTGCTTTCTTAACGAAAACAGTAATCGGAATCCTGATCTTCATGTGGATCAGATGGACGCTTCCTAGATTCAGATATGACCAGTTAATGCACTTAGGATGGAAAACTCTTATTCCTATGGCATTAGTAAACCTATTAGTTACAGGTGCTGTAATTTTAGCGTTCCAGTAA